A genomic region of Cannabis sativa cultivar Pink pepper isolate KNU-18-1 chromosome 1, ASM2916894v1, whole genome shotgun sequence contains the following coding sequences:
- the LOC115702160 gene encoding uncharacterized protein LOC115702160 isoform X1: MTSRDKDKDQTTPHQPLLSSLVIRPSNSDGVRGTDYEPGEVRRDPPSYSRSDRLSGDSGYRLRAGSSSPVRRRDADHRYNPDIDHSGAMARSREVGSTRDTGRFRDASPPFVRGRGGGRPFGRAADGPDIGRGPFRGEGMSRNNPNVRPRDGDWFCPDVGCGNLNFARRDYCNKCNRARPGPGESPRRGYPVPPPPDAIPRRFAGPPLDPSPGRIMNGYRSPPRAWARNGPREFIGGDLPLPRHNDRFPDHHLRRDRLDFPDDIYRGRTKFDRPMPLDWGHRDRGRESFFNDRKGFERRAQSPLPPPPPPPLSRGRWGRDIRERSRSPIRGGLPPKEYRRDVFVERGRDDRRGMARNRIDGAY, encoded by the exons ATGACCTCTAGGGACAAGGACAAGGACCAAACGACGCCGCATCAGCCACTTCTCAGCAGCCTCGTCATACGCCCCTCTAACAGCGACGGCGTCCGTGGCACTGACTACGAGCCCGGCGAGGTTCGCCGTGACCCTCCTTCCTATTCCAGATCCGATCGGTTATCCGGAGATTCTG GATATAGACTACGTGCAGGTTCTTCATCTCCTGTACGGAGGAGGGATGCTGATCATCGCTACAACCCTGATATTGACCATTCTGGTGCGATGGCACGCAGCCGTGAAGTTGGTAGCACAAGGGATACTGGTAGATTTCGAGATGCTTCACCCCCTTTTGTTCGAGGAAGGGGTGGTGGCAGGCCATTTGGTAGGGCGGCTGATGGTCCAGATATTGGCCGTGGACCATTCAGAGGTGAGGGCATGAGCAGGAACAATCCAAACGTGCGTCCAAGAGATGGAGACTGGTTTTGTCCGGATGTTGg ATGTGGCAACCTGAATTTTGCAAGACGAGACTACTGTAACAAGTGCAATAGGGCTCGACCTGGACCTGGGGAAAGTCCTCGAAGGGGTTACCCTGTTCCGCCACCCCCAGATGCTATTCCTAGACGATTTGCTGGTCCTCCACTGGATCCTTCCCCAGGAAGGATTATGAATGGCTACAGGTCCCCTCCTCGTGCTTGGGCTAGAAATGGCCCTAGAGAGTTTATTGGTGGAGATCTGCCACTTCCCAGACACAACGACAGGTTTCCTGATCATCACTTGCGGAGGGATCGACTGGATTTTCCAGATGACATCTACAGAGGGAGGACCAAGTTTGACAGACCAATGCCTTTGGATTGGGGACATAGGGATCGAGGAAGGGAGAGCTTCTTTAATGATAGGAAAGGATTTGAAAGGCGAGCTCAATCTCCACTTCCACCTCCGCCACCACCTCCTCTTAGTCGTGGCCGTTGGGGGCGTGACATTAGGGAGAGAAGTCGGTCGCCAATAAGGGGTGGCTTGCCGCCAAAAGAGTACCGCCGGGATGTCTTCGTGGAACGAGGTCGAGATGATCGGCGAGGCATGGCTCGAAATCGCATTGATGGTGCATACTGA
- the LOC115702160 gene encoding uncharacterized protein LOC115702160 isoform X2, producing MSDGYRLRAGSSSPVRRRDADHRYNPDIDHSGAMARSREVGSTRDTGRFRDASPPFVRGRGGGRPFGRAADGPDIGRGPFRGEGMSRNNPNVRPRDGDWFCPDVGCGNLNFARRDYCNKCNRARPGPGESPRRGYPVPPPPDAIPRRFAGPPLDPSPGRIMNGYRSPPRAWARNGPREFIGGDLPLPRHNDRFPDHHLRRDRLDFPDDIYRGRTKFDRPMPLDWGHRDRGRESFFNDRKGFERRAQSPLPPPPPPPLSRGRWGRDIRERSRSPIRGGLPPKEYRRDVFVERGRDDRRGMARNRIDGAY from the exons ATGAGTGATG GATATAGACTACGTGCAGGTTCTTCATCTCCTGTACGGAGGAGGGATGCTGATCATCGCTACAACCCTGATATTGACCATTCTGGTGCGATGGCACGCAGCCGTGAAGTTGGTAGCACAAGGGATACTGGTAGATTTCGAGATGCTTCACCCCCTTTTGTTCGAGGAAGGGGTGGTGGCAGGCCATTTGGTAGGGCGGCTGATGGTCCAGATATTGGCCGTGGACCATTCAGAGGTGAGGGCATGAGCAGGAACAATCCAAACGTGCGTCCAAGAGATGGAGACTGGTTTTGTCCGGATGTTGg ATGTGGCAACCTGAATTTTGCAAGACGAGACTACTGTAACAAGTGCAATAGGGCTCGACCTGGACCTGGGGAAAGTCCTCGAAGGGGTTACCCTGTTCCGCCACCCCCAGATGCTATTCCTAGACGATTTGCTGGTCCTCCACTGGATCCTTCCCCAGGAAGGATTATGAATGGCTACAGGTCCCCTCCTCGTGCTTGGGCTAGAAATGGCCCTAGAGAGTTTATTGGTGGAGATCTGCCACTTCCCAGACACAACGACAGGTTTCCTGATCATCACTTGCGGAGGGATCGACTGGATTTTCCAGATGACATCTACAGAGGGAGGACCAAGTTTGACAGACCAATGCCTTTGGATTGGGGACATAGGGATCGAGGAAGGGAGAGCTTCTTTAATGATAGGAAAGGATTTGAAAGGCGAGCTCAATCTCCACTTCCACCTCCGCCACCACCTCCTCTTAGTCGTGGCCGTTGGGGGCGTGACATTAGGGAGAGAAGTCGGTCGCCAATAAGGGGTGGCTTGCCGCCAAAAGAGTACCGCCGGGATGTCTTCGTGGAACGAGGTCGAGATGATCGGCGAGGCATGGCTCGAAATCGCATTGATGGTGCATACTGA